In one Paracoccus everestensis genomic region, the following are encoded:
- a CDS encoding flagellar motor protein MotB, whose protein sequence is MARQKGAAGPTIMIKRVTASGEGGHHGGAWKVAYADFVTAMMAFFLLMWLLNATTEQQRAGLADYFNPTIVRTPGASGEGVEQQGKESSDITLQQVAEEIDRQLRASGGESQQLTNLLRHVVTRMTDEGLVIELGDLTEQALFVEDTGQPQPVLSELTRIIARVIAKTRNQIAISGHVRAYPETLVSSPVWALSDARAHAVRNLLEGSSLDGQRIQRITGYADRKGKTGNPMDPANNRIEVILLR, encoded by the coding sequence ATGGCAAGGCAGAAGGGGGCGGCAGGCCCCACGATCATGATCAAGCGGGTGACCGCTTCCGGCGAGGGCGGCCACCATGGCGGCGCCTGGAAGGTCGCCTATGCGGATTTCGTGACCGCCATGATGGCGTTCTTTCTGCTGATGTGGCTGCTGAATGCCACGACCGAACAGCAGCGGGCGGGACTGGCCGACTATTTCAACCCCACCATCGTGCGAACGCCCGGCGCTTCGGGCGAGGGCGTTGAACAGCAGGGCAAGGAATCGTCTGACATCACCTTGCAGCAGGTGGCCGAGGAGATCGACCGTCAGCTTCGCGCAAGCGGCGGCGAATCGCAGCAGTTGACCAACCTGCTGCGCCATGTCGTCACGCGCATGACCGACGAAGGCCTGGTCATTGAACTGGGCGATCTGACCGAGCAGGCACTGTTCGTCGAGGATACGGGCCAGCCGCAGCCGGTCCTGTCGGAGCTGACCCGAATCATCGCGCGCGTCATTGCCAAGACCCGCAACCAGATCGCCATATCGGGCCATGTCCGCGCCTATCCCGAAACCCTGGTGAGTTCGCCGGTCTGGGCGCTGTCGGATGCGCGCGCCCATGCCGTCCGCAACCTGCTGGAGGGGTCCAGCCTGGACGGACAGCGAATCCAGCGGATTACGGGATATGCCGACCGCAAGGGCAAGACCGGCAACCCCATGGATCCCGCCAATAACCGGATCGAGGTGATTTTACTGAGATAG
- a CDS encoding flagellar hook protein FlgE, with protein MSMSSAMSAGVSGLAANSTRLATISDNIANSGTYGYKRMETDFNSFVLNQHRIAGMYSAGGVTATTNRVIEDDGALSTTSHPLDIAVSGRGMLPVTSAVDLDNGFTNLPFMMTRTGSFRTDAEGVLKTQSGLVLMGWPAQSDGSIPVMSRDTMTGLVPLRISANQTAGDPTTQVSLGVNLPATETLPTKSGDPLALKVEYFGNLGTSEALNISFVPDTSDSTGMSNTWVMEVRDSASDPASNLVGSHRITFDESQAKGGSIASVTTLSGGAYDPVTGAIGLSVAGGPMDLVIGTPGGTTGMRQLSASFSPTNITKNGSSVGNLTTVEVDADGFLKASYDTGFVKTLYQIPLVDVPNPNGLTSVDSQAFTISPTSGSFFLWDSGDGPTGSVQGFALEGSTTDVAEELTHLIQTQRAYSSNAKIIQTVDEMLQETTNIKR; from the coding sequence ATGTCAATGTCTTCCGCGATGAGCGCCGGTGTCTCGGGGCTGGCGGCCAATTCCACCCGTCTAGCAACGATTTCCGACAACATCGCGAACTCGGGCACCTATGGCTACAAGCGGATGGAAACCGACTTCAATTCCTTCGTGCTGAACCAGCACCGCATTGCAGGGATGTATTCGGCGGGCGGCGTCACGGCCACGACCAACCGGGTGATCGAAGATGACGGGGCGCTGTCCACGACCTCGCATCCGCTGGACATTGCGGTGTCGGGTCGGGGGATGCTGCCGGTCACGTCGGCGGTGGATCTGGACAACGGCTTTACCAACCTGCCTTTCATGATGACCCGCACAGGGTCGTTCCGCACCGATGCCGAAGGGGTGCTGAAAACCCAGTCCGGCTTGGTCCTGATGGGATGGCCCGCCCAGTCTGATGGCTCGATCCCGGTGATGTCCCGCGATACCATGACCGGGCTGGTGCCGTTGCGGATCAGCGCGAATCAGACCGCAGGCGACCCGACAACCCAGGTGTCGCTGGGCGTAAACCTGCCCGCCACCGAAACGCTGCCCACCAAGTCCGGCGACCCATTGGCCTTGAAGGTGGAGTATTTCGGAAACCTGGGCACGTCGGAAGCTTTGAACATCAGCTTTGTCCCAGACACGTCGGATTCAACAGGTATGTCCAACACCTGGGTGATGGAGGTGCGCGATTCAGCCTCGGATCCCGCATCGAACCTGGTGGGGTCGCATCGCATCACCTTTGATGAAAGCCAGGCCAAAGGCGGCAGCATTGCCAGCGTGACCACCCTCAGCGGCGGGGCCTATGACCCGGTGACGGGGGCGATCGGCCTGTCCGTGGCGGGCGGACCGATGGACCTGGTCATCGGCACGCCGGGCGGGACAACCGGAATGCGCCAGCTTTCGGCCAGCTTCTCGCCCACGAACATCACCAAGAACGGATCCTCGGTCGGCAACCTCACCACGGTCGAGGTGGATGCGGACGGTTTCCTGAAGGCCAGCTATGACACGGGCTTCGTCAAGACGCTGTATCAGATCCCGCTGGTGGATGTGCCCAATCCGAACGGCCTGACCTCCGTCGATTCTCAGGCCTTCACGATCTCTCCTACCTCGGGCAGCTTTTTCCTGTGGGATTCGGGCGATGGGCCGACAGGATCGGTCCAGGGTTTTGCCCTAGAGGGATCGACCACCGATGTGGCCGAGGAACTGACCCATCTGATCCAGACGCAGCGGGCCTATTCGTCCAACGCCAAGATCATCCAGACCGTGGATGAGATGTTGCAGGAAACCACCAACATCAAGCGCTGA
- the flgK gene encoding flagellar hook-associated protein FlgK, with the protein MSIARALGNAMTGLTATARGTETVAANLANAATPGYARRELAVSAQTAGGNAGGVRVDGVTRAVNASVLSESRLAEAARAEASTRLAFATQIEERIGIAGNPGSLGAALTDFQTALSSAASRPDDEIRLTQAVDKAKALAARFNAASGQVQAARGAADQAIATEVATLNTSLAEVAHLNRRIAVMEADGSDPSALIDQRQGIIGEIAKIVPVQEVTRAAGAVALFTAEGAVLLDGTTPTALSFDAAGQVTAGLTVGAGLALLTQNGAELTASQMRLYAGGSLAANFAIRDELAPAIQASLDDLAYDLHERLANPAVDSTLNATSAGLFTDSGARASLADKTGLAGRISVNAVVVGSEGGAVWRLRSGLQAGAEGAVGDASLLIAVSDALEQATSALTGTGFSGKASLADRLGTVESQVSTARVNAQSDAAIRNGQADTIWSRLAADGVDSDAEMQRLLQYEQAYAANARVIQAIQTMMDQILGI; encoded by the coding sequence ATGAGCATTGCACGCGCCTTGGGAAATGCCATGACGGGCCTGACGGCCACGGCACGGGGCACCGAAACCGTGGCAGCGAACCTGGCCAATGCCGCGACCCCTGGCTATGCCCGGCGCGAACTGGCGGTCAGCGCCCAGACAGCGGGCGGAAATGCCGGGGGGGTGCGTGTCGACGGCGTCACCCGCGCGGTCAATGCCAGCGTGCTGTCCGAATCGCGCTTGGCCGAGGCTGCGCGGGCCGAGGCTTCCACCAGGCTTGCCTTTGCAACGCAGATCGAGGAACGGATCGGTATCGCTGGCAATCCGGGCAGTCTGGGCGCGGCGCTGACCGATTTCCAGACCGCGCTGTCGTCTGCGGCCAGCCGCCCCGACGACGAAATCCGTCTGACACAGGCCGTGGACAAGGCAAAGGCCCTGGCTGCCAGGTTTAATGCAGCCTCTGGCCAGGTTCAGGCCGCGCGCGGCGCGGCCGATCAGGCCATTGCCACGGAGGTCGCCACGCTGAACACCTCTCTGGCCGAAGTCGCGCATCTGAACCGCCGTATTGCCGTGATGGAAGCAGATGGCTCGGACCCTTCGGCGCTGATCGACCAGCGGCAGGGGATTATCGGCGAAATCGCGAAGATCGTCCCGGTGCAGGAGGTGACGCGGGCCGCAGGGGCCGTGGCGCTGTTCACGGCCGAAGGCGCCGTGCTCCTGGACGGCACCACACCGACCGCGCTGTCCTTCGACGCGGCGGGGCAGGTGACGGCGGGCCTGACCGTCGGGGCGGGGCTGGCGCTGCTGACGCAGAATGGCGCCGAACTGACGGCGTCGCAGATGCGGCTTTATGCGGGCGGATCGCTGGCGGCGAACTTCGCCATCCGCGACGAACTTGCCCCGGCGATCCAGGCATCGCTGGACGACCTTGCATATGACCTGCACGAACGCCTAGCCAATCCGGCGGTTGACAGCACGCTGAACGCGACCTCGGCAGGGTTGTTCACCGACAGCGGCGCCCGCGCCAGTCTGGCGGACAAGACAGGGCTGGCCGGACGGATCAGCGTGAACGCCGTTGTTGTGGGATCGGAAGGAGGCGCGGTCTGGCGCCTGCGGTCCGGCCTGCAAGCCGGGGCCGAGGGCGCGGTCGGCGATGCGTCCCTGCTGATCGCGGTGTCGGACGCGCTGGAACAGGCGACATCCGCGCTGACGGGCACCGGATTCAGCGGCAAGGCCTCGCTGGCCGACCGCCTGGGCACGGTGGAATCACAGGTTTCGACCGCGCGGGTGAACGCCCAGTCCGACGCCGCGATCCGCAACGGGCAGGCCGATACGATCTGGTCCCGCCTGGCTGCCGACGGGGTGGACAGCGACGCCGAAATGCAGCGGCTGCTGCAATACGAACAGGCCTATGCCGCCAATGCGCGGGTCATTCAGGCCATCCAGACCATGATGGATCAGATACTGGGGATATGA
- a CDS encoding flagellar hook protein, translating to MTVQSIGDQARAFAMQAASSRIKTTMATLTAELSSGEVADLGSRLQGNTQALAGIESRLSMLAQFGRNAAEAAAHTRGMQDALSSVQSMTGDLGKGLYLEPLGVTDGLIAARSAEAASTLQAVIGQLNGTVGQRFLFSGTQSDTQPLASADTILTALTAQVAGLATAQDVAQAVSAWFDAPPGMGGFADVAYHGGSGGQLTPIAEDATIALTTTALSPALRDSLKGLAMAALVDHGALAGDGAERRKLLQAAGKALLDNSPPLIAEMSRIGYAQQVIATAQTEGTAATATLQIARNTLREADPFATSAALSESETKLQTLYSVIGRLSQLKLADYL from the coding sequence ATGACGGTGCAATCCATCGGGGACCAGGCGCGCGCCTTTGCCATGCAGGCCGCGTCAAGCCGGATCAAGACCACCATGGCCACGCTGACCGCCGAATTGTCCAGCGGCGAGGTCGCCGATCTGGGCAGCAGGCTGCAGGGCAATACGCAAGCCCTGGCCGGAATCGAATCGCGGCTTTCCATGCTGGCGCAATTCGGGCGCAACGCGGCCGAGGCCGCAGCCCATACCAGGGGGATGCAAGACGCCCTGAGTTCGGTCCAGTCGATGACCGGCGATCTGGGAAAGGGACTTTATCTCGAACCCCTGGGGGTGACGGACGGACTGATTGCCGCGCGTTCAGCCGAGGCCGCATCGACGCTGCAGGCGGTGATCGGCCAGTTGAACGGCACGGTGGGGCAGCGGTTCCTGTTTTCCGGCACGCAAAGCGATACTCAGCCCCTGGCTTCGGCGGACACGATCCTGACTGCCCTGACCGCACAGGTTGCGGGGCTGGCCACGGCGCAAGACGTGGCCCAGGCCGTGTCGGCCTGGTTCGACGCGCCCCCCGGCATGGGCGGTTTCGCGGATGTCGCCTATCACGGCGGATCAGGGGGGCAACTGACGCCCATTGCTGAAGATGCGACAATCGCCCTGACCACGACCGCCTTGTCGCCGGCGCTCCGTGACAGCCTCAAGGGTCTGGCGATGGCGGCATTGGTTGATCACGGCGCCTTGGCGGGGGATGGCGCCGAGAGGCGGAAGCTGTTGCAGGCTGCCGGCAAGGCGCTTTTGGACAACTCGCCCCCCCTTATTGCTGAAATGTCACGCATTGGCTATGCCCAGCAGGTCATCGCCACGGCGCAGACCGAGGGAACCGCCGCGACCGCCACGCTGCAAATTGCCCGCAACACCCTGCGCGAGGCCGATCCCTTTGCCACCTCGGCCGCCCTGAGCGAGTCCGAGACGAAGCTGCAGACCTTGTATTCCGTGATCGGACGGTTGTCGCAACTCAAGCTGGCGGACTACTTGTGA
- a CDS encoding flagellar basal body P-ring protein FlgI, translating to MIVLALLPAIAAATPVRIKDLADFDGVRGNDLVGYGLVVGLDGTGDGFRNAPFTEELLAGLLERLGVNVTDEALRSRNVAAVVVTAALPPFARSGSRIDVSVSTIGDAKSLLGGTLVMTPLKAADGNIYAVAQGSIIASGAAIEGEAARVVEGVPTSGKIPVGARVEREVEFDFAGIQNIRVALRNADFTTATRIEDAINRDFDRRVATAQDSGTVMVEFRQLGEVNPARVLGRIENLTVEPEDRAKVVIDHKSGTIVIGERVRISRVAVSQGALTLSVSEAPMVSQPNPFARGETVTVPRTVAELRNEPGIGFAEVAGETSLSDLVQGLNALGVRPREMIDILKSIHAAGALHADLIIE from the coding sequence ATGATCGTCCTGGCGCTGCTGCCTGCGATCGCGGCTGCAACGCCGGTCCGCATCAAGGACTTGGCCGATTTCGACGGTGTGCGTGGCAACGATCTGGTGGGTTATGGCCTGGTCGTGGGTCTGGACGGCACCGGCGACGGCTTTCGCAACGCCCCCTTTACCGAGGAGTTGCTGGCAGGCCTGCTGGAACGGCTTGGCGTCAACGTCACCGACGAGGCGCTGCGGTCCCGAAACGTCGCCGCCGTTGTCGTGACCGCGGCTCTGCCGCCCTTCGCGCGGTCGGGCAGCCGCATCGATGTCAGCGTATCCACCATCGGGGATGCCAAGAGCCTGCTGGGCGGGACGCTGGTGATGACGCCGCTGAAGGCGGCGGATGGCAACATCTATGCCGTGGCCCAGGGGTCGATCATCGCCAGTGGTGCCGCAATAGAAGGTGAGGCGGCGCGGGTGGTCGAAGGCGTGCCAACCTCGGGCAAGATTCCCGTGGGCGCCCGCGTGGAGCGCGAGGTCGAGTTCGATTTCGCGGGCATTCAGAATATCCGCGTCGCCCTGCGCAATGCCGATTTCACCACCGCGACCCGGATCGAGGACGCCATCAACCGTGACTTCGACCGCCGCGTCGCCACCGCCCAGGACAGCGGCACGGTCATGGTCGAATTCCGCCAGTTGGGCGAGGTCAATCCGGCCCGCGTCCTGGGACGCATCGAAAACCTGACGGTCGAGCCGGAAGATCGCGCCAAGGTGGTCATCGACCACAAGTCCGGCACCATCGTGATCGGGGAACGGGTGCGAATCTCTCGGGTCGCGGTGTCCCAAGGGGCGCTGACCCTCAGCGTCAGCGAGGCGCCGATGGTGTCCCAGCCCAACCCCTTTGCCCGGGGGGAAACCGTTACCGTTCCCCGTACCGTGGCCGAATTGCGCAACGAGCCGGGCATCGGTTTTGCCGAGGTGGCGGGCGAAACCTCGCTCAGCGATCTGGTCCAAGGGCTGAACGCCCTGGGTGTCAGACCCCGGGAAATGATCGACATCCTGAAGTCGATCCATGCGGCGGGGGCGCTACATGCCGATCTGATCATCGAATGA
- the rfbC gene encoding dTDP-4-dehydrorhamnose 3,5-epimerase, with amino-acid sequence MQIEATALPDVLVLTPARFGDDRGFFSESWNRKTLAAAGVVLPDFVQDNHSMSRRAGTVRGLHYQAPPFAQGKLVRCGRGALVDVAVDARRGSPTYGQWVAVELSFENGRQLWIPAGLLHGFVTREPDTEIVYKCTAHYDRSSDGAVRWDSLGIDWGVEDPLLSDKDRDAPAFADWVSPFDYTVAA; translated from the coding sequence ATGCAGATAGAAGCCACCGCCTTGCCTGATGTTCTTGTTCTGACGCCTGCCCGGTTTGGGGATGATCGGGGCTTCTTTTCCGAAAGCTGGAACCGCAAGACATTGGCCGCGGCTGGGGTGGTGCTGCCCGACTTTGTGCAGGACAACCATTCGATGTCGCGCCGCGCGGGAACGGTACGCGGGCTGCATTACCAGGCGCCGCCCTTTGCGCAAGGCAAGCTGGTGCGTTGCGGGCGCGGCGCGCTTGTGGACGTAGCGGTCGATGCGCGGCGAGGCAGCCCGACCTATGGCCAGTGGGTCGCGGTCGAACTGTCCTTTGAGAATGGACGCCAGCTCTGGATTCCGGCGGGGCTCCTTCATGGCTTTGTCACGCGCGAACCCGATACGGAAATCGTCTATAAATGCACCGCGCATTACGACCGGTCCAGCGACGGGGCAGTGCGGTGGGACAGCCTGGGCATCGACTGGGGGGTGGAGGATCCGCTGCTGTCCGACAAGGATCGCGATGCGCCTGCCTTTGCCGATTGGGTGTCCCCGTTCGACTACACGGTGGCGGCATGA
- the rfbB gene encoding dTDP-glucose 4,6-dehydratase gives MKILVTGGAGFIGSAVVRLAISRGHEVVNVDALTYAANLANVADAANSPGYWFEQVDIRDRAALDRVFADHQPDAVMHLAAESHVDRSIDGPAAFIETNVIGTFNMLEAARSYWTARGRPDSFRFHHISTDEVFGSLGETGQFTETTPYDPRSPYSASKAGSDHLVRAWHETYGLPVVLTNCSNNYGPYHFPEKLVPVVILKALAGEPIPVYGDGGNVRDWLYVEDHADALLLVVEKGRVGHSYNIGGENEARNIDLVRTICAHMDDLHPQGARHGDLITFVTDRPGHDRRYAIDPTRIRTELGWRPSVTVEEGLRRTVEWYLTHRDWWQPLLSRQGVGQRLGQAR, from the coding sequence ATGAAGATCCTTGTCACCGGGGGTGCGGGCTTCATCGGCTCGGCCGTGGTTCGGCTGGCGATTTCGCGCGGCCACGAAGTGGTCAATGTCGATGCGCTGACCTATGCCGCCAATCTTGCGAATGTGGCGGATGCCGCCAACAGCCCAGGCTATTGGTTCGAACAGGTCGATATCCGCGACCGCGCGGCTTTGGACCGGGTTTTTGCGGACCACCAGCCCGATGCCGTGATGCATCTTGCGGCCGAAAGCCACGTGGACAGGTCCATCGACGGTCCCGCCGCCTTTATCGAGACCAACGTGATCGGCACCTTCAACATGCTGGAAGCCGCGCGCAGCTACTGGACCGCGCGGGGCCGGCCGGACAGCTTCCGGTTCCACCATATTTCCACCGACGAGGTGTTCGGATCGCTGGGCGAGACGGGGCAGTTCACCGAAACCACCCCTTACGACCCGCGCAGTCCTTATTCCGCCAGCAAGGCCGGATCGGATCATCTGGTGCGCGCCTGGCACGAGACATATGGCCTGCCCGTCGTGCTGACCAACTGTTCCAACAATTACGGCCCTTATCATTTCCCCGAAAAGCTGGTGCCGGTCGTGATCCTGAAGGCGCTCGCGGGCGAGCCGATCCCGGTCTATGGCGATGGCGGCAATGTGCGCGACTGGCTGTATGTGGAAGACCACGCCGATGCGCTGCTGCTGGTGGTCGAAAAGGGGCGGGTCGGCCACAGCTACAACATCGGCGGAGAGAACGAGGCCAGGAACATCGACCTGGTCCGCACCATCTGCGCCCATATGGACGACCTGCATCCCCAAGGCGCGCGCCACGGCGACCTGATCACCTTCGTGACCGACCGACCCGGCCATGATCGCCGCTATGCCATCGACCCGACGCGCATCCGCACGGAACTGGGCTGGCGCCCCTCGGTCACGGTCGAGGAAGGGCTGCGGCGGACGGTGGAATGGTATCTGACCCATCGTGACTGGTGGCAGCCGCTGTTGTCGCGCCAGGGCGTCGGCCAACGCCTGGGTCAGGCCCGATGA
- the rfbD gene encoding dTDP-4-dehydrorhamnose reductase, which produces MNGLLVLGKSGQLAQALARLAPGATIWGRADADLNDPQLVMETIHNLRPQAIINASAYTAVDRAEVEIEAARVLNATAPGLLARTAAELGIPFLHVSTDYVFDGSGNAARTEDAPTAPLGVYGRTKLEGEGQVAAAGGQWAVMRTSWVFSPDGANFVKTMLRLGAERDTITVVADQIGGPTEASRIAQALLEMARQMQADRGKGGLYHFAGAPDVSWADFARAIFQRAGLDCAVRDIPGSAYPTPARRPANSRLDCSRIARDFGIARPDWRADLDRVLNQLGYPT; this is translated from the coding sequence ATGAACGGTCTTCTGGTTCTGGGAAAGTCCGGGCAGCTTGCCCAGGCCTTGGCACGCCTGGCGCCCGGGGCGACCATCTGGGGCCGGGCGGATGCCGATCTGAACGATCCGCAGTTGGTGATGGAGACGATCCACAACCTGCGTCCACAGGCGATCATCAACGCCTCTGCCTATACTGCCGTGGACCGCGCCGAAGTCGAGATCGAGGCGGCAAGGGTGCTGAATGCCACAGCCCCTGGCCTGCTGGCCCGGACGGCGGCAGAACTGGGCATTCCGTTTCTCCACGTCTCGACCGATTATGTTTTCGACGGGTCCGGCAATGCCGCGCGCACTGAAGACGCGCCGACCGCGCCCCTGGGGGTTTATGGCCGCACCAAGCTGGAAGGCGAAGGCCAGGTCGCGGCGGCGGGTGGACAATGGGCCGTGATGCGCACGTCCTGGGTCTTTTCCCCGGACGGGGCGAATTTCGTCAAGACGATGCTGCGCCTGGGGGCCGAACGCGACACGATCACCGTTGTGGCCGACCAGATCGGCGGACCGACCGAGGCCAGCCGGATCGCGCAGGCCTTGCTGGAGATGGCGCGGCAGATGCAGGCCGACCGGGGCAAGGGCGGGCTTTACCATTTCGCAGGCGCCCCCGATGTCAGCTGGGCTGATTTTGCGCGCGCCATCTTTCAGCGCGCCGGGCTGGATTGCGCGGTGCGCGACATCCCCGGCAGCGCCTATCCGACCCCCGCACGGCGGCCGGCGAATTCGCGGCTGGATTGTTCGCGGATCGCGCGCGATTTCGGCATTGCCCGCCCCGATTGGCGGGCCGATCTGGACCGGGTCTTGAATCAACTGGGATATCCGACATGA
- the rfbA gene encoding glucose-1-phosphate thymidylyltransferase RfbA, producing MTTRKGIILAGGSGTRLYPITMGVSKQLLPLYDKPMIYYPISVLMLAGIREMAIITTPEDQAQFQRLLGDGAQWGLRFEWIIQPSPDGLAQAYILAEDFLSGAPSAMVLGDNIFFGHGLPELLKAADGRKDGGTVFGYRVSDPERYGVVDFQSDGRVRAIIEKPDLPPSNFAVTGLYFLDGTAPARARQVKPSDRGELEITTLLESYLHNGSLTVEKMGRGFAWLDTGTHGSLLDAGNFVRTLENRQGLQTGCPEEIAFEAGWISEDALREQAQKYSKNAYGRYLLGLLGDGR from the coding sequence ATGACCACACGCAAGGGCATCATTCTGGCGGGCGGGTCGGGGACGCGCCTTTATCCCATCACCATGGGGGTGTCGAAGCAGCTTCTGCCGCTTTACGACAAGCCGATGATCTATTACCCGATCAGCGTGCTGATGCTGGCCGGCATCCGCGAGATGGCGATCATCACCACCCCCGAGGATCAGGCCCAGTTCCAGCGGCTTCTGGGCGATGGCGCGCAATGGGGGCTGCGCTTCGAATGGATCATCCAGCCGTCCCCCGACGGTTTGGCGCAGGCCTATATCCTGGCCGAGGATTTCCTGTCCGGCGCCCCTTCGGCCATGGTTCTGGGCGACAACATCTTCTTCGGCCATGGCCTGCCCGAACTGTTGAAGGCCGCCGATGGCCGCAAGGATGGCGGCACGGTCTTCGGCTATCGCGTGTCGGATCCGGAACGATACGGCGTGGTGGATTTCCAGTCCGACGGCCGGGTCCGCGCGATCATCGAAAAGCCCGATCTGCCGCCGTCGAACTTTGCTGTGACGGGGCTTTACTTCCTGGACGGCACCGCCCCGGCGCGCGCCAGGCAGGTCAAGCCCTCCGATCGGGGCGAGTTGGAGATCACCACCCTGCTGGAAAGCTATCTGCACAATGGCAGCCTGACGGTCGAAAAGATGGGCCGCGGTTTTGCCTGGCTGGATACCGGCACCCATGGCAGCCTGCTGGACGCGGGCAATTTCGTGCGCACCCTGGAAAACCGGCAGGGATTGCAGACCGGCTGTCCCGAGGAAATCGCCTTCGAGGCAGGCTGGATCAGCGAGGACGCCTTGCGCGAACAGGCGCAGAAATACTCGAAGAATGCCTATGGCCGTTATTTGCTCGGGCTGTTGGGCGACGGGCGATAA
- the flgH gene encoding flagellar basal body L-ring protein FlgH: MKPTRLILLALAVTACARADHLGKPPTLTSPRNSEEFIAMTNPPLEIPVDSGRPEAAASLWAGTTSSLISDRRAATRGDILTVVIEIDDEAQMTNTSGRSRQSGESVSIPQMIGIPQRLNEKLPEGASFDNLAEAESSSTYKGSGNITRHDKLTLRVAATVIDTLPNGTLQIEGTQEVRVNYELRELTVSGFVRPADIDRSNEIAYDRIAGARISYGGRGQITDVQQPRFGQQIADVILPY, from the coding sequence ATGAAACCGACCCGCCTGATCCTCCTGGCCCTTGCCGTGACCGCCTGCGCACGCGCCGACCACCTGGGCAAGCCGCCGACCCTCACCTCGCCCCGCAACAGCGAGGAGTTCATCGCCATGACCAACCCGCCCCTGGAAATCCCCGTCGATTCCGGCCGCCCCGAGGCCGCCGCCTCGCTCTGGGCCGGGACTACCTCGTCGCTGATCAGCGACCGGCGGGCGGCCACGCGCGGCGACATCCTGACGGTGGTGATCGAGATCGACGACGAGGCGCAGATGACCAACACCTCGGGGCGCAGCCGCCAGTCGGGCGAAAGCGTCAGCATCCCGCAGATGATCGGCATTCCGCAGCGCCTGAACGAAAAGCTGCCCGAGGGTGCCAGCTTCGACAACCTGGCCGAGGCGGAATCCTCATCCACCTACAAGGGCAGCGGCAACATCACGCGGCACGACAAGCTGACGCTGCGCGTGGCCGCCACCGTGATCGACACCCTGCCCAACGGCACCTTGCAGATCGAGGGCACCCAGGAAGTCCGTGTGAACTACGAACTGCGCGAACTGACCGTCAGCGGCTTCGTGCGCCCCGCCGACATCGACCGCAGCAACGAGATCGCCTATGACCGCATCGCGGGCGCGCGCATTTCCTATGGCGGGCGCGGGCAGATCACCGATGTGCAGCAACCCCGCTTCGGCCAGCAGATCGCCGACGTGATCCTGCCATATTGA
- the flgA gene encoding flagellar basal body P-ring formation chaperone FlgA — translation MRWLVLLLALAPLPATAAVLAAARTLPAGTVITAADLRAIDGDRPGLSDPSEAIGLQTRITIHEGRPLQASLLQAPRLIARNQIHPLVFQRGALRIVTEARTLSDGAAGDVIRVMNLESRATISAVVQPDGSLLAMK, via the coding sequence ATGCGGTGGCTCGTGCTTCTTCTGGCGCTTGCCCCCCTGCCCGCCACCGCGGCGGTGCTGGCCGCCGCACGGACCCTTCCTGCGGGGACAGTCATCACCGCGGCCGACCTGCGCGCTATCGATGGCGACCGCCCCGGCCTGTCCGATCCGTCCGAGGCGATCGGGCTGCAAACCCGCATCACGATCCACGAAGGCCGCCCGCTGCAAGCATCCCTGCTGCAAGCGCCCCGGCTGATCGCCCGCAACCAGATCCACCCTCTGGTCTTCCAGCGGGGCGCCCTGCGCATCGTGACCGAGGCGCGGACCCTGTCCGATGGTGCGGCAGGCGATGTGATCCGCGTCATGAACCTCGAATCCCGCGCCACGATCAGCGCCGTCGTCCAGCCGGACGGCAGCCTTCTGGCCATGAAATAG